From Passer domesticus isolate bPasDom1 chromosome 8, bPasDom1.hap1, whole genome shotgun sequence, a single genomic window includes:
- the LOC135305645 gene encoding olfactory receptor 14J1-like — protein sequence MFNSSSISHFLLLALADTRQLQLLHFCLLLGISLAALLANGLIISTIACGHHLHTPMFLFLLNLALSDLGSICTTVPKAMHNSLWHTITISYTGCAAQLFLFVFFISAEFSLLTVMCYDRYVSICKPLHYGTLLGSRACAHMAAAAWASAFLNALLHTANTFSLPLCQGNALGQFFCEIPQILKLSCSHSNFRKLGLIVVSAFLLVGCFVFIVFSYVQIFRAVLRIPSEQGRHKAFSTCLPHLAVVSLFVSTDIFAYLKPPSISSPSLDLAVSVLYSVVPPALNPLIYSLRNQELKDGMRKMMTGCFSE from the coding sequence ATGttcaacagcagctccatcagccacttcctcctgctggcattggcagacacacggcagctgcagctcctgcacttctgcctcttgctgggcatctccctggctgccctcctggccaacggcctcatcatcagcaccatagcctgcggccaccacctgcacacgcccatgttcctcttcctgctcaacctggccctcagcgacctgggctccatctgcaccactgtccccaaagccatgcacaattccctctggcacaccataaccatctcctacacaggatgtgctgcacagctatttctgtttgtatttttcatttcagcagagtTTTCCCTTCTCACtgtcatgtgctacgaccgctacgtgtccatctgcaaacccctgcactacgggaccctcctgggcagcagagcttgtgcccacatggcagcagctgcctgggccagtgcctttctcaatgctctgctgcacacggccaatacattttctctgcccctgtgccagggcaatgccctgggccagttcttctgtgaaatccctcaGATCCTCAAGCTTTCCTGCTCACACTCCAACTTCAGGAAACTTGGGCTCATTGTGGTTAGTGCTTTTCTGTTagttggttgttttgtgttcattgttttctcctatgtgcagatcttcagggctgtgctgaggatcccctctgagcagggacggcacaaagccttttccacctgcctccctcacctggctgtggtctccctCTTTGTCAGCACTGATATATTTGCTtacctgaagcccccctccatttcctccccatccctggatctggcagtgtcagttctgtactcggtggtgcctccagccctgaaccccctcatctatagcctgaggaaccaggagctcaaggatgGAATGAGAAAAATGATGACTGGATGCTTTTCAGAATGA